Below is a genomic region from Streptomyces ferrugineus.
CGACTGGCGCCCCATGTTCTGGCGGGACCCGGAGGAGGCCCGCCCGTACTACGCCGAGGCCCTGCGGCACGCGACGGTGGCCGTCGGCAACCTCGACGAGTGCGAGGTCGCCACCGGGGTCCGCGAACCGCGCGCCTGCGCCGAGGCGCTGCTGGCGATGGGCGTGGAGCTGGCCGTCGTCAAGCAGGGACCCAAGGGCGTCCTGGCGGTGCACCGCGACGGCACCGAGGCCGAGGTGGAGCCGGTGCCGGTCGAGGTCGCCAACGGCCTCGGCGCGGGCGACGCCTTCGGCGGCTCGCTGGTCCACGGGCTGCTGTCCGGCTGGGAGCTGGAGAAGGTCATGCGGTACGCCAACGCAGCCGGCGCGCTCGTCGCCTCCCGTCTCGCCTGCTCCTCCGCGATGCCCACCGAGTCCGAGGTCGAGGGCCTCCTCGCCCAGGCGTCGTGACGGCCCACCGAGCCCTCCCCGAACGGAGCTTTCCTTGAGCATCAGCATCCCCGACCTCACCACGGTCAGAGCCCGCAACCCCGAGGCGATCGCGGAGGCCGCCGACCGCAGAGTGCGCCGCCCGCTGATCGACGACAGCGGCCGCCTGATGATCGTGGCCGCCGACCACCCCGCCCGCGGGGCCCTCGGCGTCGGCGACCGGCGCCTGGCCATGGCCAACCGGGCCGATCTGCTGGAACGACTCTGCATAGCGCTGTCCCGGCCCGGCGTCGACGGGGTGCTGGCCACCGCCGACATCCTGGAGGACCTGCTGCTGCTCGGCGTCCTCGACGACAAGGTTGTCATGGGCTCCATGAACCGCGGGGGCCTGGCGGGCGCGTCCTTCGAGATGGACGACCGCTTCACCGGCCACCGCGCCGAGGACATGGCCCGGCTGCGTTTCGACGCGGGCAAGCTGCTGGTCCGCGTCGACTACGACGACCCCGGCTCG
It encodes:
- a CDS encoding Cgl0159 family (beta/alpha)8-fold protein; translation: MSISIPDLTTVRARNPEAIAEAADRRVRRPLIDDSGRLMIVAADHPARGALGVGDRRLAMANRADLLERLCIALSRPGVDGVLATADILEDLLLLGVLDDKVVMGSMNRGGLAGASFEMDDRFTGHRAEDMARLRFDAGKLLVRVDYDDPGSLTTLESTARAIDAMAALRLPLFVEPFISRRIDGKVRNDLSAEAVTKSIAIASGLGGTSAYTWLKLPVTDDPDDMAEVLETSTLPVVLLGGEVGGDQEGAYERWRKALRLPTVQGMVVGRSLLYPAEGSVETAVDTAVGLL